Proteins from a single region of Choloepus didactylus isolate mChoDid1 chromosome 10, mChoDid1.pri, whole genome shotgun sequence:
- the FOXB2 gene encoding forkhead box protein B2, with the protein MPRPGKSSYSDQKPPYSYISLTAMAIQHSTEKMLPLSDIYKFIMERFPYYREHTQRWQNSLRHNLSFNDCFIKIPRRPDQPGKGSFWALHPDCGDMFENGSFLRRRKRFKVLRADHARLHAGSTKGVPGAGPGGHLHPHHPHHHHHHHHHAAAHHHHHHPPQPPPPPPPPPHMVHYFHQQPPSAPQPPPHLASQPPQQPSQQSQPQQPSHPGKMQEAAAVAAAAAAAAAAAVGSVGRLSQFPPYGLGSAAAAAAAAAASTSGFKHPFAIENIIGRDYKGVLQAGGLPLASVMHHLGYPVPGQLGNVVSSVWPHVGVMDSVAAAAAAAAAAGVPVGPEYGAFGVPVKALCHSASQSLPAVPVPIKPTPALPPVAALPPTLTVPAAAQQPPAASTMCPGAAASSPAASLMEPTVPSAESKGSALHSVLVHS; encoded by the coding sequence ATGCCGCGCCCGGGAAAAAGTTCGTACAGCGACCAAAAGCCGCCCTACTCGTACATCTCGCTGACCGCCATGGCCATCCAGCACTCGACAGAGAAGATGCTGCCTCTGAGCGACATCTATAAGTTCATCATGGAGCGCTTCCCCTACTACCGGGAGCACACGCAGCGCTGGCAGAACAGCCTACGCCACAATCTTTCTTTCAACGACTGCTTCATCAAGATCCCGCGGCGGCCCGACCAGCCCGGCAAGGGCAGCTTCTGGGCGCTGCACCCCGACTGCGGCGACATGTTCGAGAATGGCAGCTTCCTGCGGCGCCGCAAGCGCTTCAAAGTGCTGCGCGCGGACCACGCGCGCTTGCACGCGGGAAGCACCAAGGGCGTGCCGGGTGCCGGGCCCGGAGGGCACCTGCACCCCCACCACccacaccatcaccaccaccaccaccaccatgctgccgcgcaccatcaccaccaccacccaccccagccgcccccgccgccgccgccgccaccacaCATGGTGCACTATTTTCACCAGCAGCCTCCTTCAGCTCCGCAGCCACCGCCGCATCTCGCATCGCAGCCCCCGCAGCAGCCGTCCCAGCAGTCGCAGCCGCAGCAGCCGTCCCACCCCGGAAAGATGCAGGAGGCGGCGGCGGTGGCCGCtgcagcagcggcggcggcggcggcggccgtgGGCAGCGTGGGTCGCCTGTCGCAGTTCCCGCCCTACGGGCTGGGCTCGGCAGCTGCCGCAGCGGCAGCGGCCGCCGCGTCCACGTCGGGCTTCAAACACCCATTCGCCATCGAGAACATCATCGGCCGGGACTACAAGGGCGTGCTGCAGGCCGGCGGGCTGCCCTTGGCGTCCGTCATGCACCACCTGGGTTACCCTGTGCCCGGCCAGCTCGGCAACGTCGTCAGCTCGGTGTGGCCCCACGTCGGTGTCATGGATTCTGTAGCCGCTGCCGCCGCTGCAGCCGCCGCTGCCGGGGTACCTGTGGGTCCGGAGTACGGGGCCTTCGGGGTGCCGGTCAAGGCCTTGTGCCACTCGGCAAGCCAGAGCCTGCCTGCTGTGCCGGTGCCCATCAAACCCACTCCAGCGTTACCGCCGGTGGCCGCGCTGCCGCCGACGCTCACGGTCCCCGCGGCCGCGCAGCAGCCGCCCGCGGCGTCTACCATGTGTCCAGGGGCCGCAGCCTCCTCGCCCGCCGCTTCCTTGATGGAACCCACCGTCCCGAGCGCGGAGAGCAAGGGCAGTGCCCTGCACTCGGTGCTGGTGCACTCCTAG